The genomic segment gtaaaatattaaaattttctgtaattaaactcCAAACTTTCAGGATTTATGTTGTCTGACCTAAAAATAATTTCACAAGGAGGCTATATTTGCAATACTTTAGGAACAAAGCAAATTACATTAGGCCCAAATATCAGATCCAAACAATTTTAGCAGCCCAAATTTAGCCTATCTTTCTACACATATATAGTCCCAAATTGCGCTTGCATTAAAAAGGGTTCTTTCTTACGGTTAGGGTTTTATTAGGCGGCTGATTCCTCAACCACAGTAAACTGCAGTAGTCCTCTTCAATCAGCAATCATGGGGTATGAATTTTATTGAACTAAATATTATTATCTTCGTTAACCATTTTTAAAAATCTGTTctttttttgttaattaaatttgtaGTTCTTGATAATTAATTGTTTTTGTTATGTAGGAGTAAAATGTGTATCACACAAAAAAATGGATCTTTTTAAATTTGGGTGTGTGGGGTTAATGTTGATTGTTTGAAAAATGAAGGTTCGTGATAGTTAATTGTCTTGAAAAGAGTGATTTTGATGCACAAAATGAGGTAAATGTCTGTCAAGTTGTTGTGAGTGTGTGTGAGGAATTGAGAGTACAAAAAAATGGaactttttttaatttgggtGTGTGGGATTAATGTTGATTGTTTGAAAAATGTAGGTTCTTGGTAGTGTTAATTATCTTGAAAAGAGTGATTTTGTTGAGTTTCTGTGTGTGTGTGAGGGATTAAGATTATATGGTAGATAAGAGTAGGTAGTTGTAATTTGTATATGGCTAGAAAGATATGGACCTGAAATGCTGTGGATTCATACAGCTGATCTCGACTAATCGGGGATTCGGGTGTAGTTAATTGATTTGGTTGAACACCATGAGGTCTCGGGTTCAATATCCAACACTAGGTGATTTATTCCCatttgttctagccttggtggacagagttactggtgggaggtggcaggtaacCCGTgtaattagtcgaggtgcgcgcaagctggcccGGATTTGGAACGATATGGACCTGAAATGCAGTGGATTCATATAGTGGACCTTGACTAATCGGGGATTGAGGTGTAGTTAATTGATTGGGATATGGGAAATTTATGTAGTAGATCTTAGTGGTTGCTTGTTGGTGGATACCTAGAGGTGGTATAGTGGAGTCGTGCACAAAGGTAGCCTGTATATGAgactctttttcaaaataaatactaCTAATAGGAGTGTGTCCTTACTAGTAGGGAGGAGGGCTTTGTGGGTGGTTGTGCCTGTAGACATAGTGTCATGCCTGTgttttgtagtttcttgttcgtgatttttggtgttgttggtgaTTTCGGATAGACagtttataatattatattaaaggAGTGATTTTGATGCACAAAATGAGGTAAATGTCTATCAAGTTGCTGTGTATGTGAGGAATTAAGATTATATGGTAGATAGATAGAAGTAGGTAGTTGTAATTTGTAATTGCTGGAAACATATGGAGCTGAAATGCAGTGGATTCATATAGCTGACTTCGACTAAACAGGGATTGGGGTGTATTTAATTGATTGGGATATGGGAAATTTATGTATGATGGATCTTAGTGGTTGCGGGTTGGTGGATACCTACTGGTGGTATATAGTGGAGTTGTGCACAAAGGTAGCCAGTATATGAgactttctttaaaataaatactaCTAAAATTTATGCACATGTATCTGCGAAAGAGCTCGTGGCAAGAATTTCGTggttttctttttgttgtttaatATGAATGTCcgtaaattcttgaagaaaatttactTTAGGAGTATCTTATAGTTTGATCAGGATGCGTTAGTTGATAGAGATTCTATGTGCTTCTTGAGTGAGAGGATTGAATTCTAAGCTACTAGTGTTTCTCGGATCTGGGGCTACAAAAACTTATTCAATTCTGATATAGTTTCATATGATTTGTTATCCAAATATTGGGAAACATTCTTGGTCGGAAGCTTAGGTATAGAGTGTTTCTGCTAAACAACTCCTGGCATTGGTAAAATTGCAGGAAGACACGTGGAATGGGAGCCGGACGCAAGCTGAAGTCCCACCGCAGAAGACAAAGGTGGGCTGACAAGTCCTACAAGAAGTCCCATCTTGGTAACGAATGGAAGAAGCCATTTGCTGGATCTTCCCATGCAAAAGGCATTGTGCTTGAGAAGATGTAGGTTCATCATTACTCCATTTTTCCTGCTTATGTTATCTTCAAATACGGAAGTCAGATCTCACCTGCCAAGTTGTTAATATGTTGCAGAGGTATTGAGGCTAAACAGCCAAACTCTGCTATTCGTAAATGTGCTAGGGTTCAACTCATCAAGAATGGGAAAAAGATTGCCGCTTTTGTCCCTAACGATGGTTGCTTGAACTACATTGAAGAAAATGTAAGTCTTACATTGCTTTCAAGTGTCTTTCATGCACTTACATGTGAAAGAGCGTTTTCATCTCTCCAGTGTGTACTGATTTCAAGTTTTTGATTTTGCAGGACGAAGTCTTGATTGCTGGATTTGGTCGTAAGGGTCACGCCGTGGGAGATATTCCTGGTGTTCGGTTCAAGGTGGTGAAAGTTTCTGGTGTCTCTCTTCTAGCTCTCTtcaaggagaagaaggagaagccAAGATCCTAATTTACCTCATTTTTGCTAAAATACTCCCTGTCCCGCAATGAACTTTTAGCTGTATTTGAGTTATCACTTTGTCAACTGCTATTAATTAGACATTGTACTGGAATTTTGGTTCATTAATGTTGAGTTTGAATGTTACCTTAGTTTATCCAGTTCAGTAGAAGTTTATACAATAACATACTCTGGGAAAGTACAACTACATACAACAAACCTGGTGAGGGTAAGATTTATGCAGACGACCGACAACATAATACGAAGTGTATCCCCAcgaagtgaggtctggggaggataaagtgtacgcagttcataccactatctttgatgaagtagagaggctgtttttgatagaccctagGCTTGATAGACCCTAGGCTTAAAAAGGAGTATTTTGGGTGTTAAGAGATAGAGGTTGTGGATAGATCCTTGGGTTAGATAAGGCAATTAGAGAGCAGTACAAGAGACTGAAGAAAGAACAATAATGACAACGAAATAAACAAGCACGGGCGataaccaaaatcaaagaacaaAAATGCTAATAATACTGGTAAGAAATCAGCTCCAAGTATGACCATCAAATCTATCTCACGTCGTCTGCTCTAATCGACAACCTCCAAACCCTCCAGTAATAATGAAGAATGATGAATATATCAATCACTTAAAATCTTATTGCTTCCTGACATAACTTTGCTCTGACGTGTTTAATCAGTAAAAGTATTTATTTGCCTTTGGTGTTTATAACTAAGCAATTGAACTACAAGAACCACAGtaaaattttgatatcttatgCTTGATAACTGGAAAATATACAATCATTTAGTTTTGCTTTCCAGGAGGGAGCCAATGAGTAACAAACTAACAATATATGTGTCATAGAACTCTAAGCCTGGTTTAGCTTCTGGTAAAAACTGTTGCCAAAAATACTGCATTTATCAAACATCCCCAATGAGGGTAGGAAACATAAGCTTTCTGACagcaattttattaaaaataaggaaatgacAGCTTATCTATATTTGAAGTGGATAATGAGAAACTTCAAAAAGATAAATGCATCTATGAGATTGATTCAGAATCTTACATAGAAAAACGTCAAGGTTTTACATTCAGGTAATACATAAATCAGTACTTGGACAGACATTTGTTCTAAAAAAACCTTGATCTTAGCTCAACGCGCAAGAATCATATGCATCGACATAAGCCTTCATCAAGTGTGCTATACAGATGTGATGCCTTTACCACCCGCGGAAACTAGCCTTGTTCTTGAAGCCTAACAATCTCTGAACGTCAAAATTTTCGCACAATTAGCACATCAATGCATCATTATAAGAAGCAAAACAGGTTAAAGATTCAGGTTTTCAGAAAAGTTGCACTACATTTGGGAGAAAAGAGGGTCTTTTCATGAAAAAGATGGCACTTCTAGGTCTATTAGTCATAATATCAGGATAGAAACACATCTTTTACCTTGCAATGAACCATGCTAGGCTATCCTCATAAATTGTTGTTCTCTTTATGATCGATTTGCATAGAAGGCAAATCTAAATCAGTCTTCTCAACTGCCTGGGCAGCTCCTTCACAAAAATCAAGACAACCACCAGAAGAATTCTTGACAGCAAAGGGCATCCTTCTAACTGCTACCTCAGGTGTATTTAGTGACAAATAGGCCAATTTGTTCATTAGTGATTCAACCTTATTGCTAAATGGGGTTATGCTGACTTCTTCTACCAGATTGTTTAGTTGGTCCACTTGATTTGCGCACACATTTTTCTTTGCATTTGTTTTCTCAGGAGTATTGAAATCATCCTTGACATCTACTCTACCTTCACCTCCTGTTTGGCACTGTGGCATTGTTTCAGCACCCCTGAAAGTTGATTCGTATTCTCTCTCAACATGATCAATCTTGGTATGTCCGAAGTCACTGTTTACATCATCCTCCAGGTTCATCTCATTCATCTGGTTAGGCACGTCCAAATCTGTTTGACATCGTCTAATGTTTTCACTAATAGTAACCCCAACAGCCTTGATGTCGATATTCTCAATAGCATCCAGGTCCATTTCATTCTCCATATTCTCAGTAGTATCATCCAGTTTCATTTCATACTCCATATTCTCAGTAGTATCCAAGTTCATTTCATTCTCCATAACAACTTGTTTTTGACTCCTAATTGCAGCCAAACCAGCAgccatatcattattcaaaacaCATTGATGTTCCTTCTCAATCGCAACCAAACCATCACCTGGAACATCTTCAACTGTATCAGGTCCTTCAGCGACAAAGTCCTTATTGTTCAAAGAACTTGCTACTGTTTGGCTTTCGCTCTTAATGATAACTGTACCATTGTTCCCAATGACTTGGTTCTCACTCTTCATTGCAATCAAACCACCATCCGCAACGTGCTCAACTGTGTCAGGTTCATCGGCCTCAATTTCCTCTATTCTTTTGTGTTCACACTTAATCACATCTGTATCATTGTTCACAATGACTGGGGTTTCACTCTTAATTGCAACCAAACCATCACCTGCGGCATGTTCAACTGTGTCAGGTTCATCAGCCACAACTTCCTCCATTTTTTGGTGTTCACTTTTGATCACATTTGTATCATTCTCCACAATTACTTCATTTTCACCTGCAATGTGTTCAACGGTGTTAGGTTCATCGGCCACTTCCACTAGTCTTTGGTGATCACTCTCTATCCCATTTGTATTATTCTTCACGATGActtcattttcacttttaaacACAACCAAACCATCATGTTGGTGTTCAATTGCAGCACAACCTTCAGCCACAACTTCCTCATTGCTCAAAGCACTTTCTATGCTTTCGCTTTCACTCTTAAATAGAACTATATCATTCTTCACAATGACTTCATTTTCACTCTTTACTGCAACCGAAGCATCACCTGCTACGTGTTCAACTGCTACAGGCCCTTCCGCAACAACTTCCTCATTGTTCAGAGAGTTTGCTATTACTTGGTTTTCACTCTTAATGTCATGAGCATCATTGTTCAAAATGACTTGGTTTTCAATCTTAATTGCAACCAAACCATCATCTGCAACATGTTCAACTGTATCAGGTCCTTCAGCTACAACTTTCTCATTGTTCAGAATACTTGTTATACCTTGGTTTTCACTCCTGGCTGCAACCAAACTAGCATCTGCAACATGTTCAACTGCATCAGGTCCTTCAGGCACAACTTCCTTATTGTTCAAAGCACTTGCTAAGCCTTGGTTTTCactcttagttgcaaccaaagaAGTAACCAAACCGGCACTCTGGATATGTTCAAATGGATCAGGTTCTTCAGCCAGAACATCCACATTTTTCGAAGTATTTATTCCGGTTATTTCATCATGAACTCCAAGAGATACTTCAGAAATAAGACTAACATCACTTGGACCAACAGTGTGATTATCTGAAACATTTGACTTCTCATTGTTCAATATACTTGATATACCTTGGTTTTCACTCTTGGCTGCAACCAAACTAGCATCTGCAACATGTTCAACTGCATCAGGTCCTTCAGGCACAACTTCCTTATTGTTCAAAGCACTTGCTAAGCCGTGGTTTTCACCCTTAGTTGCAACCAAAGAAGTAACCGAACCGGCACTATGGATATGTTCAAATGGATCAGGTTCTTCAACCAGAACATCCATATTTTTCGAAGTATTTATTCCGGTTATTTCATCATGAACTCCAAGAGATACTTCAGAAATAAGACTAACATCACTTGGACCACCAGTGTGATTATCTGAAACATTTGACTTGTCTAAAGAAGATACAGGAGAGAGGTGCTTCAGAGTTTCAGGCTTCCTGTT from the Capsicum annuum cultivar UCD-10X-F1 chromosome 9, UCD10Xv1.1, whole genome shotgun sequence genome contains:
- the LOC107843041 gene encoding 40S ribosomal protein S23, translating into MGKTRGMGAGRKLKSHRRRQRWADKSYKKSHLGNEWKKPFAGSSHAKGIVLEKIGIEAKQPNSAIRKCARVQLIKNGKKIAAFVPNDGCLNYIEENDEVLIAGFGRKGHAVGDIPGVRFKVVKVSGVSLLALFKEKKEKPRS
- the LOC107843040 gene encoding uncharacterized protein LOC107843040 gives rise to the protein MDVEVNDEFSLIDISSENDNLIGNSSSPIPSWNLDDYPSSGATNIQEEMGMACKGNNDEQFSQLHESKEPEKARRKGKVNLRKSLAWDSAFFTDAGVLDADELSSIMKGGDKQTLPMIEEDVRQSVDSISTLESDNLTLEHFEAELFGDVRASIRKVTIPTSGDVSVKTDNGANSSAKKVDLASKDKMKPKLAPKRIIGAQAGIPKSQPKQITGIQRLGKGLNHDKAQVTQSISRTTSGAALKPPKISTKLQPPPSKRASLDITRVKTDNDSMKSNTASVRGAQTPKAPVLNKASRVLPKPSVSMKPSSVGSSPAMKMHSKRSSSDSSGSTSSDKTVKSSIPVARRQVDTSKPIAQPSASAKLKTPSKAGVKSKLPSENSAVSAYLMASKINASISPASSISEWSSVSSSSSATINQRSSKLRTSFDTSSCRSFDSDTSTLDLKNHLSDQTSDKPEIRGTTIPRESLKQAGTVSRPASMMKPTGLRMPSPKMGYFDGVKAVRTPNGTYANSSTALSKTETTICSPKVNSNTKAKSVKVPVRAIRKPETLKHLSPLSSSDKSSISDDHSGAQSISATALPKTQVTICSPKGNSSTKAKSVRVPLRANRKPETLKHLSPVSSLDKSNVSDNHTGGPSDVSLISEVSLGVHDEITGINTSKNMDVLVEEPDPFEHIHSAGSVTSLVATKGENHGLASALNNKEVVPEGPDAVEHVADASLVAAKSENQGISSILNNEKSNVSDNHTVGPSDVSLISEVSLGVHDEITGINTSKNVDVLAEEPDPFEHIQSAGLVTSLVATKSENQGLASALNNKEVVPEGPDAVEHVADASLVAARSENQGITSILNNEKVVAEGPDTVEHVADDGLVAIKIENQVILNNDAHDIKSENQVIANSLNNEEVVAEGPVAVEHVAGDASVAVKSENEVIVKNDIVLFKSESESIESALSNEEVVAEGCAAIEHQHDGLVVFKSENEVIVKNNTNGIESDHQRLVEVADEPNTVEHIAGENEVIVENDTNVIKSEHQKMEEVVADEPDTVEHAAGDGLVAIKSETPVIVNNDTDVIKCEHKRIEEIEADEPDTVEHVADGGLIAMKSENQVIGNNGTVIIKSESQTVASSLNNKDFVAEGPDTVEDVPGDGLVAIEKEHQCVLNNDMAAGLAAIRSQKQVVMENEMNLDTTENMEYEMKLDDTTENMENEMDLDAIENIDIKAVGVTISENIRRCQTDLDVPNQMNEMNLEDDVNSDFGHTKIDHVEREYESTFRGAETMPQCQTGGEGRVDVKDDFNTPEKTNAKKNVCANQVDQLNNLVEEVSITPFSNKVESLMNKLAYLSLNTPEVAVRRMPFAVKNSSGGCLDFCEGAAQAVEKTDLDLPSMQIDHKENNNL